In the Zingiber officinale cultivar Zhangliang chromosome 5A, Zo_v1.1, whole genome shotgun sequence genome, ctgtTAGGAACCATTGGTGGCCGGTTGTCAGAGGGGTTGATAGTCCTACATaaataaaaatacccttctcgaactttaaaaaaacacttgcataaatattaaagactgaacttaaaagaaaagagacaccggagtttacttggttacaaccaggaaggttgttaatccaaggaagatgatcacaCTAAATTTTCCTTCAGACAGAGAAATATCTTTtatagcagtgtaagcacagaaagaaggaagttaaacaaaacaatagaagcgcacaagtgttgttacgaTTTCTTGTtgaattgaaaagcttctggaccaaggctatatttataaccttggtcgaggcgcctggagggttccaggcgtctggaagggggataaagctttatctccTTTGCAACGGATCACAGTCAAATGCGATCCGGTCAGAATCGAGTTTCGAGCGCTCGGAATCGCTCCGAGCGCCCGAATTGGGTCCTGGCGCCCGAACCACtataacacctcgtccctcagacgcatcgagtccgtcggctctctcccgtgctgtccttctcgctagctgcgtcttttgctcgacttcttgtgttcctaagcctctgcacacttagacagaaggttaaaataccacaggacctaacctaacttggttgatcatatcaaagcaACCTTGgggctctaacaatctccccctttttgatgtgagtaatccaagttaagctagggtaaagagacataaagttaaaataataaattttgtaataaagtgcaaaaaataaaagaattgaatctactccccttagacttaatcttttccttctccccctttgatcacataaaaatggggtactaagaaaaatctaagggtaaaaaatttttgaaataactttaagttagatatttttgaaaaatatttttgagatatttctaagtaagaaaaaatatttaaagaattCTTATAGCATTAACTAATCCCAAtattaatgctttatcagttagtcaagtaaacattttatttcaatattttgacttccaggctgtgatgAGGTACTAagtcttcttgattattggatcatcaaccacttctagacaaagtctcatacataaattaaacgtttaatttcctcGCTAAAAGCGTTAAATCTAaattaaggttcaagttaaacaCGACTtcggaatccaatataggttccaaccaactggattaattaggtatttcttagggacatatttctttgaaatatttataatttgtcccttgttatatctaaaataccaatttagattattgaattttctaaaacttgtattagatgagcatgcaagatttttttaagttatttatttctttttacaaaatatcattttctaattttactttgtcaaactcttctaacGGGCAATATTtaactagaattaattttaaaattttaatctctttttctaatttgcagcaatctttagttaatattttaacaaacttaaataatttattgggaggaagagatcgtacatgacttaccttgtcgatctcgttatccgtggctccccctgaactgctgctttctttcgacgtagctcccccttcatcgatgctctcgatgctcatttcagacaaGCTTGAATCGTAatcctcgtcttgatgacttgacATTAATGCAAGTTCGGAGAAGGCCTCAATTTCTGATTCGGACGacatatcgtcccacgtcgcttttagtgtcttgaacttttttgtttggacagacttctttcctttgtccttgtccttgtcctttttccttagcttggggcagttgtctttgacgtgtccttcttcgttgcagtggtagcatctaatcgtccttttctttctaccctatggatggttagttttacttgtattaaacaactttttaaagcaccttaccatcattaccatttcctcgttgttgagagaagattctgactcatttTCATCTCTTGTTgccttgagggcgatgttgtgcttcggctcctttgcacctgcatatctcgattcatgcacatcaaacgtagaaaataattcttctaaggtaatagtttctaagtccttagagatataaaaagCATCTACAAGTGAAACCCATTTTGTATTCCTAGGGAATGTATTTAATGTGtatcttagtgaatctcggttacttacattttctccgagattcgatagtccggtgatgaactccttaattctcgagtgaagatgtgcaattgTCTCGTCTTCTTCAAGCCGTAGGTTGGTCAGctagttgcgaagtaagtcccgtctcacgAGCTTAGCTTCGAACGTTCCTTTgtatagctcaaggaacttctcccaaagctcctttgctgaatcGTAGTTgtcgattcggttgacttcttatggcggaaggacgctcagcagatgaactctactttgtcatttgccacatAGTCGgtttgctccttttttgtccactgGTATTTTTCCTTACCTTTCAGTGGTATAAAACTGAATTCCATTATTAGAAGTAAAtcgaaattagttttaaaaaatacttgcattcactttttccagctagtgaactccccctcgaactttggcggatatatgcttggtccggccatcgtctttgcttcgatcagtagttagtcctcctgaagcgccctgACTCTGATATAACTTGTTAGGAACCGTTGGTGGTCGACTGTCGGAgtggttgaatagccctacacaaaTAAAAATTCCCTTCTCAAACTTtaaagaaacacttgcataaataattaaagactgaacttaaaagaaaagagacaccggagtttacttggttacaaccggggaggttgttaatccaaggaagatggttgtactaaattctccttcaagcggagagaCCTCTTTCACAGCAGTGTAAGCATAGAAATAAGGAAGCTAAACAAAACAatagaagcacacaagtgttgttacaatttcttgttgaattgaaaagcttctggaccaaggatgtatttatagccttggtcggtgCGCTTGGAGGGCTCCAGGAGCCTGGAAGGGGATacagttttatccccttcgcaacggattgtGGTTAAACACAATCTGGTCAAAATCGGGTTCTTGGCGCTCGGAatcgctccgggcgcccggatgactaaagtcaacatagttgactttcggtccgggacctctgctctagTGCTGCTCGCTTCAGTCCGAgttttccgctccggctccgctcgcttgggtgatttcggccaaccgaaataaggttcacccgaacccaatttcgaccttctcgagcaaccttccctccggcttctcgtccctcgaaaatgcaacgcgcttccttctcgtccgcccgcgtactcttctgtagcacctcattccttggacacaccgagcccgtcgtctctctcccttgtcgtccttctcgttaactgcatcttttgctcgacttcttgtgttcctaagcccctgcacatttagacacaatgttaaaacaccacatgacctaacctaacttggttgatcacatcaaaacaaccttagggttccaacaacaacttaggtggttgttaattcaagacaatTAGATACACACTAATAAACTCCTTCTTCAATAATGTCAGAGGCGGAGAAACCCCTTACAACAGTTGGAAACTCAAAACATGATTATAGAATTTAAGAACATGTGTCTTATCTTTACAACTAACTTTGAGACACTATTTATAGTTTACTGGTCGAAGTGATCATTTATTGACGTGACACATCGAAGGCGCATCGAACACATGGATACACCTCCAactggataaaagtttatcctcaTCATAATGTTTGTTTTATGATCTGGCATATTGGAGTCACCTTGGTTTATCAGAGGCACCTCGGATGGTGACTTGGAGACACCTCAATTCATCAGAGGCGTTTCAGTTCTGCTAACGTGGACTCCACTACTTATCTTCTCGACAACGGCTCATGAGCATCGAAGGTGCCTCCAAAGTCTGACTTTTGAGGCGCCTCGAGCATCAAGGCGCCGTTGAGTCAATGGAGACGCTTGGGATGGTCAACTTTCGAGTTGACCATCCACTTCTTCACAAGCTTGGGTGATGTTTCAGTCGTTCGGAGTTGAGTTCATCCGAACTCAATTTCAACTTTTTCCTTAAGCAGGTTTCCTCCtgtcttctcgtccctcagatgcacctagcccatcgactctcttttCGTGTCATCATTCTCGTTTGCTACATCTTCcgttcgacttcttatgttcctaaatttctatatatttagacacaagatatcaaaacacataaaatttaacttaactcgattaatcaatatcaaaattaaccTAAAATACTTACAAACGACCTTCCTCTACACCGTAACCCTTGGGGCTAGTAGGCCTACTCTTGGACTCACAAGAAGACAATTGTTGAACGACATCTTTTATTATATCTTCCTTTCGGTTTTATGCTTGGTCTGAGATGGGCCAGGGCTCTCTATTGGGCTGGACCATTTTGGCCGAATGGCCCACTGCCTCATCAAGTGGATTCCCATCCCATCGTGTCATCAATATGCATGACTTTAACCTTCTGCTTTAGGAATATGAATTGGTGCTCACTACGGTCAGATTCTTTACTATATACAGAAAGTCAACGTGAGAGGAGAGAGGTAAGTGATCTGATAGATTCTTTGGCTACGGTTACTAAATTATTGTTGTTCACTATGAGATTCCATTCTAGACCTTGATAAGACGGCTTCGACATGgatgttttcaaaaaaaaaaacatatacagCGAAAAAATAATTCATATGAATACAATATACATGTTTTTACCACTCAATCAGATAGAATAGTTATCAAATAGAATAGTTTTATTTATTACATGTGTAAAACAATTCTGACAGTAAGTTAATTTTGATAGATCTTAACGCGATAAGAACATCTACATCTATACGGTATTCACATGAATAAATTTTTTGTTTATCGTACGAACTTAATATTCAGAGAAGCACCAACTATGTTATGCTAATAAGAAATATAAGTGGTGTTCGgccaaaaaaagaaaaatcatccACGGAAAGCAAAATCTTTGTGTACTTATCAAATGAATACCAAAGGTGGATGAATACCAAAAGTTTTAATCTTTTGGTCTTTATTTTTATGAATGCTCCGTTAAATTTTATTAATGGGCAGTAATCCTTTTAGTGAGTTGGatattaatatattaaattaatcattaattcaATAAGTCATTAATTCAATAAATTAATGAGTATAACCCATTAATTTAATAAGTTTAATCCGAATTGATTTGAGTCTAATCCGAATTTATTTAGATTAACCCACTAATCTTAAAATCAtaatattttagtcaaactaaaataaacctatctccaaatcaacatattctctatatgtgtgacccaataagttctcgTAACATTGACAATATCTCTAAATAACATTTTAGATAAATAAACAATGAGTGATATCTAGTAATGTACATTACTACTCAAGTGACGAAAATGTCGAGATTCAACCTAACATTTCTATGTCTATTATATTGTATAACTTGGTCATTCTATccttaatatctagattgatcaatgaggcctAGATCATGTtatcctcttatcaatttttatgtttcttgatctttaaGTAGACTTATTTAactaaataagctcaatatctcatttgacttatttgagcattaCCATGCATTTTAGTAGTCTTACTTAATCAAAGAGCCCACATATTGCATAGTGTTCGACTTTATAGTCGATCTTGTTATAGATGACGTTTAAtgataccaaagtacataattccttatgtaaagaactgtagtgacttcaggtctaaggactattcatgcTAATAATCATTATGAAAatctttatgatactcatataatgatccataaaacattctcatgacagataattcagtacatattttctaatatatacctatatgtcaacttgatatctgatatccatgacttatgagattaagtcatcaattgacctaaGTCTTAACACGTTAATATTGCTATTAAAAGTAATGTTCTATATGTATCTACAGcctcccactatcaattcatcAATTGATATGTTATACATTAGAACCTACTAttttaggacattattatacttattcatcagGCACATatatgaagtaaatataataatcattattttttattaatgaaatatgatacaaaaattttcttttcaatataATTGACTATAAGAGCTAATATTAACATATAGAACTAGATAAGTCGAGTCAATTTGTCAAGTTAGATGAGTCGATTGGCAACTAAGACCGAGCAGATCGACGATTCAAAGGGGTTCGTGAGAGAGACAAGACAAGTGGACTTATATTCAAATGCAAAAAAAACCATTagcacaaagtaaaatattaaaaaaaatttaaaaaaaaaaatcaaaaaataaaactaagaaGATTCTTTTATCTTCTGGAAAGCGAAGATTGTTGTCTAAGGATTTGATTTGGAATCTATTCCTTGGGACGTAGAGGAGTTGACAAAACGAAATAAGCATCAAGGATTTTTTTCCAAATAGTAGGGCACACACTAGGTAAAGCGGGAGAGAACAAACTAATTCTCGTAGGACAGACTTCCACTCAACCCAAACCAACAAAACCGAATGAAAGGGACTCCACTGCTCGTAAAAGTCTCTAGTCTTTCTCATAGGGAAAGGATACTTCAAAACTTCCCGCATATTTATACTTCAAACTAGTAGTGTAAAAGGGGTTGAATTGTCCATGCCCGCGTCGTATCTATCATAGAATGCCGACGAGTCTAAGTTGAGCACGGAGATTATAGTTCGTAGGCTTAGGCCAACTTGGGCTCAAACCAAGTTATGCTCAACCTAATACAATCTGTTTATAACTATATAAAACACAATACAAATCCTTTTTCATATCAGTTTTTTATGTATATATACACACAATATTAGTGTTGTTTATTGCACGCGCACACGCGAGCGTGTAAAATACTCGTATAGTTGAGAGCTTAGCTAAATGATATTCATCGTATCTAATGAACTAGCCATGGCTAGGAAACAAAGTCTATTGAAGATAGGGAATTGGGTGCCAAGCAAGTATGCATCTAAAGGAAGGAGGAGCtaatttccttctttttttcttaaaTAAATATCCTTCATTCCTTCCCCTCTAATCATCTCACTTGATTTAACTAATGCACAGTATAAACAAGCAACAAGTGTGTGTTAACTATGCATGAGGTCAGAGTTATTAACAAGGAATAAACATGGAGTTTACTAATGGCAATTGGGAATTAAATTAGAGAAGAATACATATCTTGTTTGGTTGAATTCCTAACTCCACTTCACAAGCATTAATTCTCCCTTTCCTCTTATTCTCAAGTCACTTCTTTGGATCTCATGCATGGTGTGCTCATGGATTCTCAAAGCTTCacttctttttcttatttaattaGCGAATATCATCTTCCCTTACCTTATTATGTGCTCTTTGTCCCTTGCTCTTCCTCCCTCTTCCTAGTTTCTACTCCAATCAGCCCATTTAGGTGTAAGTAGGCATTTCGAGTCCAATATTATAGAAGAATCTATATAGCCGATCCCAACTAGTGAGATACATTatctaatatttttaagttaaaaatcatCAAAATATCTTAAATTTGTGCGACTTATGCTCAACCCATTCATGCTTTCTTGGCCTTGCTACCTAGCCTAATACGAGCTGAGTCAAGCTTGACAAAACCCATCATTCGATGTATAGTGTTAGGCAAGACTCAGACGGATAGACCATAGGTGGTCCGATCCATTTTACATTACTACAACTAACAAATAGAGAAATGATATTCTTAAGGAAAATTCGTAAGGAAAAttcttaaggatagacacataaatgataggacccacaaaaagtgaaatggtgggtccCATCATTTATGTATCTATCCTTAAGAATTTTCCTTAAGAATTTTCCTTATGAGTATCATAGCTCCTAACAAATATAAGCTTTCGTGGTAAAAGGTCAGTGAATCTAGTGAGGACATTATCTAGCTCTTAAATATCTTCGTAAATAGGACCTTGTAATGTGCAACTAAACCCTCTTATAGTGTAGATACTTCCTTAAACCCTTATTAACCATTAAGGTTTGCTCtttcaataaaaattcaaaatagttAATCGACTAAAACTGAACTAAATACTTTTCTAATCAGTTTTGAATtctacaaataaacaaacaaacaaataaaaaaaatactagagAATGCCCACTTCTAGTTTTTGGTGGTTGAATATATTCTGATTCTCTACTTCTTCACTTGTTCCATTTCTTCTCGCTATAAGTAGAGCAGCCTCTGCGGTCAACACTTGCAGCTACAACATCAAGAAATGTATCGTGGAAGCTCCTCTTACTCTTCTGGTAACTGATGAATTAGGGTTCTTCATCATCATTGGAAACTAGGTCTGATTTTgaccttaattaattaaattaaatgcaGGTGGCAGAGGTGCAACAAGGAGACAATATGAGTACGGGAGGACATACGTAGTGAGGCCCAAGGGGAGACACCGAGCCACCATTGTCTGGCTTCATGGTTTAGGTGATAATGGAGCAAGGTTAACATCTACCATCATGCATCAATCATTATGAAAATTCAGGCTCATGCAAATATGCAACTATCCATTCTAGTGATGTTGCTTACGCTGAGTTCAGTTCCTTTCACAGAAAACATTtcctatagattttttttttcccagcATTTAGTGCAATAAAAAAATCCCTCATCTGCACATATTCCTAGTATTGCTATCCTAAAGAAAACATTTTGTTCTCTATCTTTAACAAAAGGATTGGAATATAACAAGTGGAGAATGAGAATGTCAATGCACTCACTACACAGTTCTAGTTCTAGGGAATAACTTTTGAGTTTCTAGCTCAAAAGTGTCCTTCCCCATCAAACTATGCATAACTAACTATTTCGGATACAAATTTAAGTAAAGACATAATCAGGTTAACGACATGCATGAGTTTTCTACTTGCCTTTGCAGCTCTTCTCAGCTCCTGGAAAATCTTCCGCTGCCGAATGTAAGTTCTGAACATGTTTTCTTCACTCGTGTCCTCCTGCATCAGTTTCAATTGTGGCACTGTTTCAGATCAAGTGGATATGCCCTACAGCTCCTGTTCGGCCTGTTGCTGCATTCGGTGGATTTTCCTGCACAGCCTGTAACTCTTTAGCTGAAGAGATTTGGCCAACCCATTTGTGATTTTACCTGATCAGGCAACGATGTGTTATTTGCAGGGTTCAACGTTTGGGACATCGCACAGGATGGCCCTGATGACACTGAGGGAATTGATGCTTCAGCAGTGCACATCGCAAATCTTTTGTCATCTGAGCCACCTGATGGTGTGTTTTTCTTGTCAGTCAGTCTGTGATCAATTGAAGCAATAATTTCGACAATGATAAAAAAGAATTTGCATTTCCATAAAATGATTTATCTTACGAATGAACTTCAAACACAACTGTTGCAGCAAAACTTGGCATTGGCGGGTTCAGTATGGGTGCCGCAACTGCTCTGTACTCTGCTACTTGCTTTGCATATGGAAGATTTGGAAATGGAGCTCTTTACCCCATAAACCTCAGCTCCATTGTAAGCCTTAGTGGTTGGCTTCCATGTTCAAGGTTTGTTCTACTTTTTGAGGacaaattttcaataaaaaggcTAAATTTAGTCTCCAGCCATTCATTAATTTTCAAGTTACTAATTTGATATTAGAATCTCAAGATTAAGATCTAGATGTTCATATAGGAGCTTGAAGAGTAAGATGGAAAGCTCCCAAGAAGCCACAAGGATAGCTGCCTTCTTGCCAATTTTGATCTGCCATGGAAGAGGTAAATAGATCATATGCCATCTTTAGTCACCTCTAAttcttaaaaacaaaaaaaaaatattgatcattattttgaatcataaatcTACAAGCTGAACAAGTTTTTAGCAAATCTCCTTGCAGGGGATGGAGTAGTTCCCTACAAACAAGGTGAAAAATCTGCAGAGATGTTAAGGATGTCTGGGTTTAGAAATCTTACATTTAAGGCATACAATGGGTAACATTTCTGTTTCTTCAACAATACTTCAGTTCAATATTGTGAAAATTGGACCAAACATGTGCCGGTTTGCCTTATCGTCTGGCGGGTTCTCGGTTCTTTCAGTCGATCCAGTCCAAATCCTAGTTTCAAAACATTGCCTCAAACAAATTATTGTTAAAACAATTGCTGAACTAGTTAGCTTTACTTAACCAAGTAACTGGCACTTGCAGAGTTGAACACTATACAGTGCCTGAAGAGATGGATGCTGTCTGCAAGTGGCTTACTGCAAGGCTGCGGCTGGACGGCTCTCGTTAGCCTTTCAACGGCATTCTCACTAAGATTTTATCAAGCCAGAAATAAGGATATTCCAGTATTTTAAGAACTAGTGAGGTAGTGAGAGTGATGAGTTATTGCGCAGTATGATGCTTGCTGTAGTGTTATCTTTCTACTGAATGATGAGAGTTCTATTGGTTGCGTATAACTTTGTTTTAgcaagatattaaaaaaaaaaaaaaaaagcttcaTGTAAAGCATAGATAAAAAAAACATTATATATGCAAATATAAATTGAGGAGTGTTAACACAGATCATATGCTAAAAGTCTCACTTACATAGCCAT is a window encoding:
- the LOC121979219 gene encoding acyl-protein thioesterase 2-like encodes the protein MYRGSSSYSSGGRGATRRQYEYGRTYVVRPKGRHRATIVWLHGLGDNGASSSQLLENLPLPNIKWICPTAPVRPVAAFGGFSCTAWFNVWDIAQDGPDDTEGIDASAVHIANLLSSEPPDAKLGIGGFSMGAATALYSATCFAYGRFGNGALYPINLSSIVSLSGWLPCSRSLKSKMESSQEATRIAAFLPILICHGRGDGVVPYKQGEKSAEMLRMSGFRNLTFKAYNGVEHYTVPEEMDAVCKWLTARLRLDGSR